The DNA sequence GAGgcttgaggtttttttgttttgttttaggaaCACGTCTGGAGTCTCCCTGCACCACGGCAGGACAGAAGGGGAAGTGTGTGGAGTGTGATGACGGGACGTACACCTTGCACAGCAACAGTCTGAAGTGGTGTATAGGCTGCACGAAGTGTCGCGAAGGTAATTCGGCTTGACAAGTGTTGGCGGAATCAATATCCAACCTTTTCAAAGTGCTCTGAGCATAAACTCTGACTTAACAAGGACTTTTCCATGTCGCTTTCTCAGATCAGCAAACTGTAAAGCCGTGTATTCACACTCAGGACGCCGAGTGTCAGTGCAAACCGGGAAGATTTTGTGCTCCGGACGAAGCGTGTGAGGTGTGCAAGAAGTGTACAAGGTGAGTCTGTGCAAACCAGAACGGACGACACACCTGACGCCTGGTTCGTTCAACGTGAGTGGTGGGAGAGTAAtcctatttttttattttttatttcactcatTTCTCCATCGGAGTATGTTCACAAGACGGCATCGCTCACCTTTTATGTccttatgtgttttttaaagtcatCTTTTTGCCCGCCTCTCAACTAGGTGTGCAGAAGATGAAGTGGTGGTGAGGAACTGCACCCCGACTGCCAACACGGAGTGCAAGAAAATCCAGCCCAACCCCGACGCTCCCCCAGGTAGACGCCCCCCTCATCCTTCCTTATCATGAGCGTATTATTGTGCTCATAGTTTTCAATcatctttttggtttttttaccAGCAGGGGTCGTAGGGATTGGGTTCGGGATCGGgattgtgattattttggttCTTGCCGTGATATCCGTGGCAGTACTGGTGTCCCGGAAGAAATGTAGATCAACAGGTAGgtggaaattttaaaaaacaatcttCATTTACAAGTTTCAATAGCGATGACACGCGTATGAGGAGACGTGACTGAACATTTTAACTCGAATGCTCATTTTGAGATGTAGCGTTTGTATATTTTAAGAAGAAGACACTGACGGGCGCGGTCAGGAAAAATGTAAGACCTGGCacagaatcagattttttttagaaaagaaaaaattatgGCATGCGTGATCGTCGACGTCTGATCGTAACAGCTGTTCAGCTGACACCACAGAGAAACTCCAGCACAACATTTCTGCTGTCACTATTTTTTTTACGTTTTTAAACTCATTCTCAGGTGCCTTGTGTGATTCTTTGTTAACCAAACTGCACAAGGCCGTTAAATGAATAAGCTCCTGGACAccaactgatgattatttccatgactttttttaatgaaatccAGCAAATCCATACAATTGAGAACATTTGGTGTTTTTACTTGGAAGACGTCTGATTGATTAATCAGGCGCAGTGTTTTTAAGTGGTTACTAGGCCCATTTTAAAAAGTACGGTCTCTTCAACCAGATGCTCGAACGCCGTCTTCCCATTTCTTTTTGGTCTCATGAAGAACGCTTCACGCCTCGACGCGCTGCCCTCACAGGGCTCGATGGTTTATCTTAAAATCCAACAAAAGAGAAACTGTCAGGGCCTCCAGATAGTTTTGTCTTTCAAATTCTTGTGTGTTTCCTTCGTAAGACTGTAGTTAACTCAGCGTTCCTAGTAATGAGAGGAGATCGACAGTGATGACTCAGCTCTGCATCTCTGTCACACATGGGCTCTGCTCCACCTTTGCCAACAATATTGGCATGTTGTTGTCGCAGTATGAGCGGAGAAACCTGCTTAACTGGAGCGTTAAATGGCAGGTATGGCATTGACTGATGCAGCTTATGATAATGATGCACTTCCCTTGACGTCAGTatgagataaaaacatgttaaactgACGCCTGTAGGTGTGTAGTCATCATTCACTGGACTGCTGTTGGCACGCGAACAGCAAAATACCTCTCGACTCTGTGCGGTTTACCTCGCTGTCGGTAAACTCCACCCCGTCCAGAACAAACTGGCACTGTAGCAGTCGGGTTTCAGAGCCGGCCTGTGAAAGCACCCTGCTCTGCAATGAAGGCTCGAACTCAAAGAGAGCAGGAGCCCGTTGTTTATCCACTGTTGATTCACCAATTGAATAAAATTCATGTCTTGTCTTGTGGACTTTTGGGGACTTTTTTCTTAAAGTTGCACAATCCTCTCCTCACATTCTTTCTTCAGGTTCTCAGAGAGATCTACCTGGCGGGCTGAAAGCTGAACAGGTAAGTCtcctgaaattaaaaaaaaaaaaaaaaaaaaaaaaagctgactgCAACGACTAAACTGTCAGTAAAGCATGAACCTAATGAGGGAAATAAAGAAGTTTTTTAGAACGACTCTTTCTTCCCTCATCCTCTCCAGCATTACAACAACCGTTCCACTGAGGAAGGGCGGAATGGAGAATCCCAAACGTTTAGCTGCGTGAGCCTGATCCTGCCCCGGCCGCTGGTGAGAGCCAAACCCTCCACTTGTATCGCAGATGAGCGCAAAGTGCTGTGCGAAAGCCTCGACAGCTCGGCCAGTAACTCCCAGCACAGTCTAACCAGCCTGCCGCCGTACGCCGCCCCGCTGCAGCCCGACGAGAGGGTGAGACTGCCAGCTAATTTTAACCCCTGCTTCCATCCCTgcttctgtcctctcctcacctgcttCCTGCTCGTCTGTCTCAATTAATCAATGCTTTGATTAATACTTTAACAGCAGGTGCCTTCAGCTGTCTGGCTTCTCTGATCTGGCTCCTCCTCCAGTTCACCCACTTTGAGTCTTACATGTGAAAGTACATGAAAACTGTGCAGCTGACTTGTTTAAACATctcaattcattcattctttcatgCAGCCTGTATTTAAATCTCGTTGTAtgtaaattcagtgttttactCTGGGAACTTGGAGCTTTATACTATCTGATGCTGTAAAGAGCTGATGCCTGGAGACATGTTGCCCGTCCAGGTTTTATATGAAGGCTTTTCCTTCATTGCATGAAGACCGACTTTAATTTCAGAACTAATAATGTTTACCTTCTGATATTGCAGTTCAATTAGAT is a window from the Acanthopagrus latus isolate v.2019 chromosome 5, fAcaLat1.1, whole genome shotgun sequence genome containing:
- the hdr gene encoding hematopoietic death receptor isoform X2, which produces MRGTRNYEIFFLLIFFKLLGVLLLPGLAVGVSRTQRDVHCNENQEYLHGNICCLNCPAGTRLESPCTTAGQKGKCVECDDGTYTLHSNSLKWCIGCTKCREDQQTVKPCIHTQDAECQCKPGRFCAPDEACEVCKKCTRCAEDEVVVRNCTPTANTECKKIQPNPDAPPGVVGIGFGIGIVIILVLAVISVAVLVSRKKCRSTGSQRDLPGGLKAEQHYNNRSTEEGRNGESQTFSCVSLILPRPLVRAKPSTCIADERKVLCESLDSSASNSQHSLTSLPPYAAPLQPDEREEDQFPTLVPVNGEESLRKCFEYFEEINIDFHRRFFRHLGISDNVIKSKDGLQYDDKIHDLLNVWVEKEGSGASLNDLLKALLDLNQRLTAETIKDKAILNDHYLCEE
- the hdr gene encoding hematopoietic death receptor isoform X1, with protein sequence MRGTRNYEIFFLLIFFKLLGVLLLPGLAVGVSRTQRDVHCNENQEYLHGNICCLNCPAGTRLESPCTTAGQKGKCVECDDGTYTLHSNSLKWCIGCTKCREDQQTVKPCIHTQDAECQCKPGRFCAPDEACEVCKKCTRCAEDEVVVRNCTPTANTECKKIQPNPDAPPAGVVGIGFGIGIVIILVLAVISVAVLVSRKKCRSTGSQRDLPGGLKAEQHYNNRSTEEGRNGESQTFSCVSLILPRPLVRAKPSTCIADERKVLCESLDSSASNSQHSLTSLPPYAAPLQPDEREEDQFPTLVPVNGEESLRKCFEYFEEINIDFHRRFFRHLGISDNVIKSKDGLQYDDKIHDLLNVWVEKEGSGASLNDLLKALLDLNQRLTAETIKDKAILNDHYLCEE